A single window of Methanoregula sp. DNA harbors:
- a CDS encoding pyruvate/oxaloacetate carboxyltransferase, with the protein MRAAYPDKVHITDTTLRDAHQSLIATRLRTEDMIQMARAIDGCGFFSVEAWGGATFDTCIRFLNDDPWERLRSLKSELKHTPIQMLLRGQNLVGYRHYPDDVVDRFVHAAHKNGVDIFRVFDALNDIRNMKRSMEQVKKTGAHLQGAICYTTSPVHSTKTFIEMAMELHALDCDSICIKDMAGLIMPEAARELISGIKEAVDTKVDLHSHCTSGIAPISYQAAIEAGVDILDTAMSPFSMGTSQPPTESVVASLKGTKRDTGIDLIRLRTVRNICLQIREKYGALCDPISERVDSDVLIYQLPGGMISNLVSQLKEQDALNRMDEVLAEIPRVREDLGYPPLVTPTSQIVGSQAVFNVLVNGQRYRNVTKEVKDYVHGLYGKSPATVSDEIRKLIIGNDEVIAIRPADLLEPIYEKMKEEAQKAGLVKKEEDVLTYILYPAIAPAFLKGEKQGEIIPKKQQVSAGTPEMPNQMEVEVDGEVFSIRIISVGGSRVEVSASAPQQKIPRGDVAGGIKSNMQGMVLKVMVSRDSPVKKGDVVVVLEAMKMENPIHSPIDGRVTEIFVDTGDVVSSGDVLLVVQ; encoded by the coding sequence ATGCGCGCTGCCTATCCTGATAAAGTTCATATTACCGATACGACACTCAGGGACGCGCACCAGTCCCTGATTGCAACACGGCTCAGAACTGAGGATATGATCCAAATGGCCCGTGCTATTGATGGGTGCGGGTTCTTTTCCGTTGAAGCATGGGGAGGTGCCACTTTTGACACCTGCATACGGTTTTTAAATGATGACCCGTGGGAACGCCTCCGCTCGCTCAAATCCGAATTGAAACATACCCCGATCCAGATGCTTCTGCGTGGCCAGAACTTAGTCGGTTACCGGCACTATCCGGATGATGTTGTCGACCGGTTTGTCCATGCAGCGCACAAGAACGGCGTTGACATCTTCCGCGTATTCGATGCGCTTAATGATATCCGGAACATGAAACGCTCGATGGAACAGGTCAAAAAAACAGGCGCCCACCTGCAGGGAGCAATTTGCTATACGACGAGCCCGGTCCACAGCACCAAAACCTTCATCGAAATGGCAATGGAACTCCACGCACTCGACTGCGATTCGATCTGCATCAAGGATATGGCCGGCCTGATCATGCCGGAAGCAGCGCGCGAGCTTATCTCCGGTATTAAAGAGGCGGTTGATACCAAAGTCGACCTCCACAGCCACTGCACGAGCGGGATCGCGCCGATCAGCTACCAGGCAGCGATCGAAGCAGGTGTAGATATTCTTGATACGGCAATGTCCCCGTTTTCCATGGGGACTTCCCAGCCCCCGACTGAAAGCGTTGTTGCATCACTAAAAGGGACAAAAAGAGATACCGGCATAGACCTAATCAGGCTCCGGACAGTTCGCAATATCTGCCTCCAGATCCGGGAAAAATATGGTGCACTCTGTGACCCGATATCAGAGCGCGTGGACAGCGATGTGCTCATTTACCAGTTGCCCGGGGGGATGATCTCAAACCTTGTTTCACAGCTCAAGGAGCAGGACGCTCTCAACCGGATGGACGAAGTTCTTGCAGAGATCCCGCGTGTGCGAGAGGATCTCGGGTATCCTCCGCTCGTGACACCGACCAGCCAGATCGTAGGATCGCAGGCAGTCTTCAATGTCCTTGTCAACGGCCAGCGGTACAGGAATGTCACAAAGGAAGTCAAGGACTATGTCCATGGCCTGTACGGAAAATCACCTGCGACGGTCAGCGATGAGATCCGGAAACTGATTATCGGAAATGACGAGGTGATCGCGATCCGTCCTGCTGATCTGCTCGAACCTATCTATGAGAAGATGAAAGAAGAGGCCCAAAAAGCCGGCCTGGTAAAAAAAGAGGAGGATGTACTGACCTACATCCTCTATCCTGCAATAGCACCCGCTTTTTTGAAAGGGGAGAAACAAGGTGAAATTATCCCCAAAAAACAACAGGTATCAGCCGGAACGCCGGAAATGCCAAACCAGATGGAAGTTGAAGTGGACGGCGAGGTCTTTTCAATCCGAATCATTTCCGTCGGAGGAAGCCGGGTGGAGGTATCGGCTTCCGCCCCGCAACAAAAAATACCGAGGGGAGATGTTGCAGGGGGTATCAAGAGCAACATGCAGGGCATGGTACTCAAGGTCATGGTCAGCCGGGACTCTCCTGTCAAAAAAGGTGATGTCGTTGTTGTGCTTGAGGCGATGAAGATGGAAAACCCCATCCACAGCCCCATTGACGGCAGGGTGACTGAAATCTTTGTTGATACCGGCGATGTCGTCTCGAGCGGTGACGTCCTGCTGGTGGTGCAATGA
- a CDS encoding acetyl-CoA carboxylase biotin carboxylase subunit: MKYFEKILIANRAEIAIRVMRACRELGIETVAIYSDADKNALHVKYADEAFHVGEAHPSKSYLNMERIIDIAHKSGSEGVHPGYGFLAENHRFAGLCEKEGIVFIGPSSKTIEMMGSKLGSKHLMESSGVPVLPYTPEGVASAEKAGAIADRIGYPVIVKASAGGGGIGMQIVEDPTALQDAIDKGMRTAKSAFGDPTVFLEKYLVKPRHIEFQVLADAHGNRIHLFDRECSIQRRHQKLVEEAPCPIMTAELREQMASSALTVARVSGYTNAGTVEFLYSNGKYYFMEMNTRLQVEHTITEMITGVDIVHKQLAIASGEDLPYAQEDISIRGHAIECRINAENPLNNFAADPGKILRYRSPGGPGIRIDSGIHMGYSIPPNYDSMIAKLCAWHATRSGAIRRMRRAISEYVILGVKTTIPLHYAIMNNAEYIAGNTHTHFLQEEHIAKTLERYQRDEEARMQTLAGSFEQGKKIAAISTAVNVYLQGKKQ, encoded by the coding sequence ATGAAATATTTCGAGAAGATCCTGATTGCAAACCGGGCCGAGATTGCAATCCGTGTGATGCGTGCATGCCGTGAACTCGGAATAGAAACGGTTGCGATTTATTCCGACGCGGATAAAAACGCGCTCCATGTAAAATATGCTGATGAGGCATTCCATGTCGGGGAGGCGCATCCCTCAAAAAGTTACCTGAACATGGAACGGATTATTGATATAGCGCACAAATCCGGGTCAGAGGGTGTGCACCCGGGGTATGGTTTTCTTGCCGAGAACCACAGGTTCGCAGGTTTGTGTGAAAAAGAGGGAATTGTCTTTATCGGACCGTCCTCAAAGACCATCGAGATGATGGGTTCTAAGCTTGGCAGTAAACACCTAATGGAGTCCTCGGGTGTTCCTGTGCTCCCCTATACCCCCGAAGGCGTCGCATCTGCAGAAAAAGCAGGCGCTATCGCTGATCGGATCGGTTATCCTGTCATTGTGAAAGCCAGTGCAGGCGGAGGGGGGATCGGCATGCAGATTGTCGAGGACCCTACAGCCCTCCAGGATGCCATTGACAAAGGCATGCGCACCGCGAAATCCGCTTTTGGAGACCCGACGGTGTTTCTTGAAAAATATCTTGTGAAGCCCCGACACATCGAGTTCCAGGTCCTTGCCGATGCTCATGGCAACCGCATCCACCTCTTTGACCGGGAATGTTCAATCCAGCGCCGCCACCAGAAACTTGTCGAAGAAGCACCCTGCCCCATCATGACAGCGGAACTTCGGGAACAGATGGCGTCATCCGCACTTACCGTAGCAAGGGTGTCAGGTTACACAAATGCAGGGACGGTCGAATTCCTGTACTCAAACGGGAAGTATTATTTTATGGAAATGAACACCCGTCTTCAGGTCGAACATACCATCACGGAAATGATCACCGGTGTTGATATTGTCCATAAGCAGCTCGCCATCGCCTCCGGTGAAGACCTTCCTTATGCGCAGGAGGACATCAGCATCCGCGGGCATGCAATCGAGTGCCGGATCAATGCTGAAAACCCCCTCAATAACTTTGCTGCCGATCCCGGTAAGATCCTCCGCTACCGGTCGCCGGGAGGGCCCGGCATACGTATTGACAGCGGGATCCATATGGGGTATTCGATCCCGCCAAACTACGACTCGATGATCGCAAAACTATGCGCATGGCACGCAACCCGGTCCGGGGCGATCAGGCGGATGCGGAGGGCGATTTCCGAGTACGTCATCCTCGGGGTAAAAACAACGATTCCGCTCCACTATGCAATAATGAATAATGCGGAGTATATAGCAGGGAATACCCATACCCACTTCCTCCAGGAAGAGCATATCGCAAAAACACTCGAACGATACCAGCGCGATGAGGAGGCAAGGATGCAGACACTTGCGGGTTCATTTGAACAGGGGAAGAAGATCGCTGCAATCTCAACTGCCGTGAATGTGTATCTTCAGGGCAAAAAGCAATAA
- a CDS encoding DUF350 domain-containing protein, with translation MLLVNAVVGLVQLIIAIIFSVVALYIGFFTLDKITKNIDQEKELAKGNAAVGIIVAAVFIAIALVVQSGVSGLSVGIGKAASVGLFSLDGICAIGAAFVQLILGIVLAIAAIYLALNILDKLTKGVDEFDEIKKGNIAVALVMGSVIIAVAVIIQSGVLGITAALI, from the coding sequence ATGCTTTTGGTAAATGCAGTTGTTGGATTGGTCCAGCTAATCATCGCCATTATCTTTTCCGTTGTAGCATTGTATATCGGCTTTTTTACACTGGATAAGATCACAAAGAACATTGACCAAGAAAAAGAACTTGCAAAAGGGAATGCAGCTGTTGGGATTATCGTTGCCGCAGTATTCATAGCAATCGCACTTGTTGTCCAGTCTGGTGTATCAGGGCTTTCTGTCGGGATTGGAAAGGCTGCATCAGTCGGATTATTCTCCCTCGATGGTATTTGTGCAATCGGCGCCGCATTTGTCCAGCTGATCCTTGGTATCGTCCTTGCAATTGCGGCAATCTACCTTGCGCTCAATATTCTTGACAAACTCACAAAAGGTGTTGACGAATTTGATGAGATTAAAAAGGGCAACATCGCTGTTGCACTGGTGATGGGAAGTGTGATTATCGCAGTCGCCGTGATCATCCAGTCGGGAGTGCTCGGTATCACGGCTGCATTAATTTAA
- the mmp10 gene encoding methyl coenzyme M reductase-arginine methyltransferase Mmp10 (Mmp10 (methanogenesis marker protein 10) is a cobalamin-requiring radical SAM methyltransferase that creates the methylarginine modification to methyl coenzyme M reductase.), translating into MAQITVDIGGRAGVDCRGFCEYCYFKHVKNVKAFGCRYCLPFKTGCDYCTKGIKEQYSGFKDLKSIADEVLATLQATRDDLSRVTVSGGGDPSCYPQFTDLINLLGSMEAPLHIGYTSGKGWDDPAIADLLIDNGLSEVSFTIFASDPKLRRKYMHDPSPDVSLEILERLCNSADVYGAAVVLPGINDGEVLERTCAWLEERGAKGLILMRFANTTDQGLILGNAPVIKKQRVHSVEEFQNLVTDLSKQFKMKISGTPLWDPEIGSPFVILSEPDLMAKLPRVQRRATVISGSIAAPYIQRVLEACGSRSPVVAVKKEIACLITLEDIKTLDLSVLEHAVILPGRAFVHPKEAREVLSSDGTGREVVWGPEVLTADAETSMGMTRNQVLTMEMDGFADLIRLINLYGE; encoded by the coding sequence ATGGCGCAGATTACCGTGGACATCGGGGGCCGGGCCGGCGTTGATTGCCGTGGATTCTGCGAATATTGCTATTTTAAGCATGTGAAAAATGTCAAAGCATTTGGCTGCCGGTATTGCCTCCCGTTTAAGACAGGCTGTGATTATTGTACCAAAGGAATAAAAGAGCAGTATAGCGGATTTAAGGACTTAAAATCAATTGCTGATGAGGTCCTTGCAACCCTTCAGGCAACGAGGGACGACCTCTCCCGTGTGACTGTCAGCGGTGGCGGAGACCCGAGCTGTTATCCTCAATTCACCGATCTAATAAACCTGCTCGGGAGTATGGAGGCACCGCTCCATATCGGATATACCAGCGGGAAAGGCTGGGACGATCCTGCCATCGCCGATCTTCTTATCGATAACGGCCTTTCCGAGGTCTCCTTCACCATTTTTGCGTCAGATCCAAAACTGCGCCGAAAGTATATGCACGATCCCTCACCAGATGTATCGCTGGAAATTCTTGAGCGCTTATGTAATTCGGCTGATGTTTATGGAGCAGCTGTCGTACTACCGGGGATTAATGACGGGGAGGTGCTTGAACGCACATGTGCGTGGCTGGAGGAGCGGGGAGCTAAGGGACTGATCCTGATGCGGTTTGCCAACACAACTGATCAGGGACTAATCCTGGGAAATGCCCCGGTTATTAAGAAGCAGCGCGTCCATTCGGTTGAGGAGTTCCAAAACCTTGTGACCGATCTCAGTAAACAGTTCAAAATGAAGATATCCGGAACCCCCCTCTGGGATCCGGAGATTGGATCCCCTTTTGTTATCCTTTCAGAGCCCGATCTGATGGCAAAACTCCCCCGCGTGCAGCGGCGTGCCACCGTCATCAGTGGCAGCATCGCCGCCCCTTATATCCAGCGTGTTCTTGAAGCATGCGGGTCCAGATCACCGGTTGTTGCAGTAAAAAAGGAGATCGCCTGTCTCATAACTCTCGAAGATATAAAAACTCTGGACCTTTCTGTTCTGGAACACGCGGTCATTCTCCCGGGGCGTGCATTTGTGCACCCCAAAGAAGCACGTGAGGTTCTGAGTTCGGATGGAACCGGGCGGGAAGTTGTATGGGGTCCGGAAGTGCTCACCGCTGATGCAGAGACAAGCATGGGAATGACCCGGAATCAGGTTCTTACCATGGAGATGGATGGGTTTGCCGATCTGATCCGGTTAATCAATCTCTATGGAGAATGA
- a CDS encoding tyrosine-type recombinase/integrase: MKSASLRAPLAPDNDFFNLLKADYQERSLLKGLKAGIIIPRDAELIRSFTEEMLSSRNLSRKRAHKLTYTLVGWRRFIGPFEKNDMAAIYSGIAALKNGRSIRGRPFKQNTISDHILIIKQFYLWLIANELVPIPEKKIRSLKVPAHDTMTKVAADLLTTDEITAIINTCTTSRDRAIVMMLYEGGFRIGEIGLMKWGDLRFDDHGIVVNVNFKTRKPRYIRLVMAREFLVKWKSDYPFMPIAPAMPVFVTEHNTPLTHGSVGMQLRHLAQRAGIKKHITPHVFRHSRITHLINEGVSESVIKLMMWGSLTTNMFQTYAHLTGGDIDREILRTYGITIDKGKGKETNKRLKPRQCPDCYNINSPVANYCEICGVELSEEAVATDSQITSSVLKSPEALQAYVTNLIDTKFKERMG, from the coding sequence ATGAAAAGTGCGTCACTCCGGGCTCCATTGGCCCCGGACAACGACTTCTTTAATCTGCTCAAGGCCGACTACCAGGAGCGGTCCCTGCTGAAGGGCCTGAAAGCGGGGATCATAATACCGCGTGATGCTGAGCTGATCCGTTCCTTTACCGAAGAGATGCTCTCCTCGCGGAACCTCAGCCGGAAACGGGCCCACAAACTCACGTACACGCTGGTCGGGTGGCGGCGGTTCATCGGCCCGTTCGAAAAGAACGACATGGCCGCGATCTATTCAGGCATTGCAGCACTGAAGAACGGCAGGAGCATCCGGGGCCGGCCGTTCAAGCAGAACACCATCTCGGACCACATCCTCATCATCAAGCAGTTCTACCTCTGGCTCATCGCCAATGAACTGGTCCCAATCCCGGAAAAGAAGATCCGCAGCCTTAAGGTCCCGGCCCACGACACCATGACCAAAGTCGCCGCCGATCTCCTCACCACCGACGAGATCACCGCTATCATCAACACCTGCACCACGAGCCGGGACCGGGCCATCGTGATGATGCTCTACGAAGGCGGATTCCGCATCGGGGAGATCGGCTTGATGAAATGGGGCGATCTCCGGTTCGATGACCATGGCATTGTGGTGAATGTGAACTTCAAGACCCGCAAGCCCCGGTACATCCGGCTGGTGATGGCCCGGGAGTTCCTGGTCAAATGGAAGAGCGATTACCCGTTCATGCCCATTGCCCCGGCAATGCCGGTCTTTGTCACGGAGCACAACACCCCGCTGACGCACGGCTCGGTGGGTATGCAGCTCAGGCACCTGGCCCAGCGGGCCGGGATAAAGAAGCATATCACCCCGCACGTCTTCCGCCACTCCCGGATCACGCACCTGATCAACGAGGGCGTCTCCGAGAGCGTGATCAAACTGATGATGTGGGGCAGCCTGACGACGAATATGTTCCAGACGTACGCCCACCTCACGGGCGGTGACATCGACCGCGAGATCCTCCGGACCTACGGGATCACAATCGACAAGGGTAAGGGTAAGGAGACCAACAAACGGCTGAAACCCCGGCAATGCCCGGATTGTTACAACATTAATTCGCCGGTGGCCAATTACTGCGAGATCTGCGGTGTGGAACTCTCGGAGGAGGCGGTTGCGACCGACTCGCAGATCACAAGTAGCGTTCTCAAATCCCCCGAGGCCCTGCAAGCGTATGTAACTAACCTGATCGACACGAAGTTTAAGGAGCGAATGGGGTAG